AAATGCTTTTAAAAACAAAAACAATCATTTCATATTGTTTTGCCTGATTGCGGGATTAACCGTGGTTGGTTTCTTTTCGGTTTCGCAAACCAAATTACCCAACTATACCGTGCCGGCTTATCCATTTTTAGCTGTATTATTTGGTTACTATCTATCAAATTTCGGTCAATCCTTCAGGCATTTGAGAATGAATTACATTGTGCTGCTTATTATCGGAATCCTGGTGCCGATTGGCAGTTTTATTGCCATGGGTTTCGACTCTTCGCTTGCCTCTCAAAACAGTTATGCATTGTTTTTTGTGGTGCTTCCTATTATGCTTCTTCTCGCATTTCTTTATCGTCAAAAACTCGAAAAACATTTTCTTTTTATTGGTTTATCAGGAATAATTACTGCTTTGGTTTTCTTTGGCATTGTATTTCCAAAGCTCGACAAACAAAACCCTGTTCAGCAAAGTTTACATCTTCTCGAAAATTCGAAAACTGTATTTTTCAAAAAGTATAACCCCTCTTTTTCTTTCTACCTCAAAAAAGAAATTCCACATATTTATGTTTCCGATTTTGAGCAATTTTTTAAGGACCATCCGAATGGAACGATAATTTCAACAAAAAAGAAATTAAAAGACATTGAACTTCCGGCAAACTGCGAAATTATTTTTGAAGGAAAGGATCTTTTTGAATCGCCAACAACAGTAATAGTAGGTAAAAAAAATAATTAATCCGAAACAGATTTACCCGTTTTTTCCCGCACAAGATTAGATAGTTGTACCCGGCTTTTTACGCCTGTTTTGGTGTAAATACGGTGGTTGTGGTCTTTCACCGTTTGCAAGGTAATAAACAGTTTTTCAGCAATGGCTTTATTTGATTTGCCACTGCAAATTTCCTGAATAATTTCAGCTTCTCTGTTCGATATTTCATAAGCATTACAGAAAGCTTCAAAGTCCATGTTTTTGTCGTTGGGTTGATTATTTCCATTAAACCGAATTATTACTGGAATAAATGTTCCGAGCGCAAACATCAAAACAATTCCAATACACGCAGAAATAAAACCGAATACATTGAAAAAACACATTATGGCTGAATAAACTATTACGCTAGCCAAAAACATTAAAGCTTTCGTTTTTGTAAATCCGGTAGTTTTTATGAGTTGCTGCTTTTTCTCCCACCTTAAAAATGGAAGCATAAAAAAAAGGCTTATCAGCAGGTTAATTGCTAAAACTATACGAACGATAAAAAGGTCGGCATCGGCCGGAATGCTGATTTTTTCTGTTTCA
Above is a genomic segment from uncultured Draconibacterium sp. containing:
- a CDS encoding helix-turn-helix transcriptional regulator, which codes for MWIENISYILTFVISAGISAFGIMLAYQLYQRNREPVFATLMYQQIFLFSFLFYGIWGNIALRLITKDLNLNAVITSKLAIFVPLIGIPFLLVSWFMLLKFAYNLNDRKFSKAFLYGYFPTLVVLVFALAILIETEKISIPADADLFIVRIVLAINLLISLFFMLPFLRWEKKQQLIKTTGFTKTKALMFLASVIVYSAIMCFFNVFGFISACIGIVLMFALGTFIPVIIRFNGNNQPNDKNMDFEAFCNAYEISNREAEIIQEICSGKSNKAIAEKLFITLQTVKDHNHRIYTKTGVKSRVQLSNLVREKTGKSVSD
- a CDS encoding glycosyltransferase family 39 protein is translated as MSDNGDLYSPTFNNVLRTDKPPLHYFFMMMAYRVFGVNPFAARFFSAVFGALTILISFLFTKQILNSRSAFYTVVVLLSSIHLSIQFHLAVPDPILIFFFTASLFLFYQSVASNKALYPILMYVAMGFGTLSKGPVAILLPGLIFLLFLVFTRNFKWKTIWKLKPLLGIFIVLAVASPWYLLNGIQTEWEWTRGFFLKHNVNRFSGAMEGHGGIFLLTFLFVFLGLFPFSVYFPQVLRNAFKNKNNHFILFCLIAGLTVVGFFSVSQTKLPNYTVPAYPFLAVLFGYYLSNFGQSFRHLRMNYIVLLIIGILVPIGSFIAMGFDSSLASQNSYALFFVVLPIMLLLAFLYRQKLEKHFLFIGLSGIITALVFFGIVFPKLDKQNPVQQSLHLLENSKTVFFKKYNPSFSFYLKKEIPHIYVSDFEQFFKDHPNGTIISTKKKLKDIELPANCEIIFEGKDLFESPTTVIVGKKNN